GTCTGTATTTGTAAAATCGTATGATATTCCTAAAGTAAGAGAGCTTTGCAACAGTGTAGGATCGATGCTTTTATACGATGCTTCGCACGTAATGGGACTTATTGCTGGCGGAACATTTCAAAAGGATATAGGACTATGCGATGTTGTCTTCGGATCTACGCATAAAACATTCTTCGGACCACAAGGCGGTATAATACTCACAAACGAAGCCGAAGTGTTCGATAGAATTGAAAAGAAAATTACGTGGATCACTATGGACAATTTTAATATATCGAGGATGGCAGGGGTTGGTGTAGCTCTAGAAGAAACAAAAAAGTTTGGTCGTGAATATGCATCTCGTGTTGTAAAGAATGCAAAGGACCTTGCAAAGGAACTGGACGGAAAGTTGCCTATAAAATATTCGCCGTGGTTTACGGAATCCCACCAAGTGTTGATCGATGAAGAGGGCCTTAAAAAGGATGGATATGATACCATAAAATTTAGTGAAGATCTTGAAAAAAACGGTATTATAGTAGATAGAATAGGCAGAATAGGTACCGCGGAGATAACAAGGATGGGAGTTGATGACGTTCAACCAATCGCTGATATGATAAAAGACGCCTATATTGGAAAAGATGTAAAAGAGAGAGTTAATAAATTTGTGAGCAATATGAAAATGAGATACTATGAAAGTTAGAGAGCTGATGACTCCAGATCCGGTCACAGTTGGAGTAGACGATACATTTTCCAAAGTTATGTCAAAGATGAACGAAACAGGAATTCACCAACTTCCTGTTATGGATGGCAACAGGTATGCAGGTATGATAACTTATTCCGACCTTTTGAAGAAGAGAAGCATACAAGTAAAATCCAAAATATCGAATTACGCCATAAATACACCAACTCTCAGCGCAGATGATGATGTTCTCGAGGCAGTAAGGCTGATTAAAGATACAGGTCTATCTGCACTACCTGTCTTCGATAAGGGGAAGCTAGTTGGAATAATCTCTAGAACGGACATAATAAAACGCATAGATAAAATAAGCGATATAAGCAACCTGAGGGCTTTCCAGATTATGAGCCCTGATCCTGTAGCCGTCAGTGAGGATGATAGCATAGAGGAGGCATTCGATAGCCTAAGACAGTTAAATGAAGTTGAAATACCTGTAGTAGATAACGAGGAGAGGCTAGTTGGCATAGTAAAGCTGAACGACATTCTCGGGATAATGTTTCGGGAAAAAGAGAAGATAAAGTATGGCGGATACGGAGAGAAAGAAAGGGTCCAAATAGCTTGTGGTTCTGTAATGGATCCGCCTATTAGTGTTGACAGATACGCTGATGTAAAAACCGTTGTAGACGAGATGATGAAGAATGAGCTCCATATAATGCCTATCGTAGACTCCGGTAAGCTGGTCGGTATTATAGATTTTAGTGACCTCATCAACATAATTAAAACGGAGAGCAAAGAGGGTATACTCATAGAGATAAGCGGCCTTGATATTTACGATGAAGACTTATACGATATTGCCTTTGATCTTTCAGAAAGGTTTCTAACTAAGTTCTCGAAACTTACAGACGTATCACAAGGGAAACTACTAATACATGTGATGAAATACAAAACCCAGGGTGCAACAAAATACAGCGTTAGAACCAGAATTTCGGCCCCACCAATATTCATGGTTCAGAATGACGCAGGATGGAACTTCGCAGTTGTACTTTCGAATATATTCGATAGATATGAGGAAAGGCTTAAAAAACTGAAGGAGAAATAAATATGGATCTAATTGACCGCATAATTTCATACATCGACGGGAAGTGCAAATACGGCGAACTAGGTACATGGACATAACAAGCAGGGGAGCTTTCTACAGGAATGGTGAATTTGATGGATCTTCCAGTTCTAGAGGCAGTGGCTATGCAATAAGAGTTGTCAATGACTCCATAGCTATCGCATATTCAAATTCAGATGATTGGGAAAGGGTAAAGAAACGGATAGATGAGGCATTAGACAGGTCAAGAAAAATAGGAAAATCAAAAATTTTTACAGGAAGAGATGTGCGGAGTTCATGGACTAAACTAGGAAACAAGAAAGTTCTGGATACAGATTTTAATGAAATCGTGGATATATTAAAAGAAGCGGATACTGCTGCATCTAATGTTGCTCAGCTACGAATAAATTCTATTTCCGATAAGATAGTTAAAGAATATTATATGAACACTGAAGGTTCTGAAGTCCATGGCGAATATTCGAGGATATATTTCCAATATCTAATCGGTGTTGTCGAGAGCGGTAATTATGAGCAGTCATCTGAGGAATATGGATACACTGGTGGCTATGAAACTTTTGACTTAGGAAGGATAGCAGAGGAGGAAAGGGAGGATGCTGTCAAGCTAAGGGAAATAGCTCTCGCACCTTCAGTAGAGCCAGGAAAATTTGACGTTATAATTGGTCCGGAGATATCTGGTATTGTAGCGCATGAGAGTGCGGGACATCCAACAGAGTACGATAGGATAGCTGGAAGAGAAGCCGTCCTTGCTGGTGAATCTTTCTTATCCGGTAAAAAATTTCCGTATAAAATAGGTTCTGAATTGGTTAATGTTGTTGATGATCCGACCGTAGAAAACTCTTTCGGATACTATCTCTACGATGATGAAGGTGTTCCTGCAAGAAAGAGATACCTTTACAAGGATGGAATGACATCTGAATTTCTATTAAACAGGGAGAGCGCCGCCTGGGCAGGAACTGAAAGCAACGGAGCCGGCCGTTCATCTTCATGGGATATGGAACCGCTTGCAAGAATGAGTACTACGTACATAGAGCCAGGTGATTATTCCTTTGAAGAGCTGTTCGAAGGCGTCCGGAGAGGAGTATACATTAAATCATTCACAGAATGGAATATCGATGATCTAAGGTTCAACGAAAAGTATGTTGGAAAAGAGGCTTACTACATAGAAAACGGTGACATAAAGGGCCGTGTAAGGAGGCCAGTCCTTGAAACAAATACGGTAAACTTTTACTCGTCCGTAGATGCGGTTGGTAAGGACCTGCACTTTAACGCAGGTATATGCGGCAAGGGCGATCCCGAACAAGGTGTTGAAGTATGGATGGGAGGACCGCACCTGAGATTGAGAGGAATGATCGTAAAGTGATCGAAATGGCTGACGTAGAACATCTAATTAGAAAATTATCGGACAACTTTGAAGAATACGTAGTCAAACAAGAATATGCCTCTGATACGCAAGTAAGGTTTTCAAATTCAAAATTGGATTTGACAAACATTTGGGATGAGTACGGAATTGATATTTTTGTATCTTCTGGCAGAAAAACTGCCTCAATTGCCGTACACAGCCCTGATGAAGGCATATCTAAGATAGATTATCTACAGAAGGTGTTGTCGAACTCTCCTGAAAACTCTATTTACGAAGGTATAAACGACAAGAAGCAAATCTATCGGGCTGTAGATTACAAGGATGACGAAAAGGATGTTCAAGACATGGCTGTCGCTGCTATAAGTTCCGCCGAAGATGAAGGTGCTCGACGTGTATCAGGTCTTATCTACAAAAGATCATCTGAGGAGAGCATATTTACCAGGTATAACACATATTCGGCTCATAAATATGGTATAGAGGCGGCTGTACGATCATTTATAGGGGAGAGTTCCGGCCAGTATACTGCTCACTACGGCCCATCATCGAAGGCTGATACTGAAGAAGTCGGTAAAAGATCAGTTCGAAGCATATTGAAGGTCGATAGCGTCAAGGGAAATGAAGGAAAATATCGCGTTATTTTCTCACCGATGGCCTTTGGGAATATAATTTCCTATGGATCGTACCTATTCTCGGCCTATTCAATAATTTCAGGGATGAGTTACCTGGAGGGAAGGATAGGAAAGGAGGTCGCCAATGAAAGTTTTTCGCTTGTTGACGATCCAACCGATACAAAGGGAATCGGATTTGAATACTTTGATGATGAGGCTACAGCGACAAAAAGAAATACGATCATAGAAAGAGGGATACTCAAAACCTATCTTCACTCCTATTCTACTGCTAAGAAAATGCATACTGAAACAACTGGAAACGCTGGGATAATTTCACCAGAGGCATGGCAACTAGAGGTTGATGGAGGGGACTCTAGCTTAGATGAAATGATAGCAGATACGAAGGAAGGCGTGGTCATAATGAATAGCTGGTATTTGAGGTTCCAAGACTACAGAAACGGAGTATTCTCTACAGTTCCTCGGGACGGCATATACCATATAGTAAAAGGTGAAATTAAAGAATCGTGGTCTGGGATTAGGATAAGCGATAGCTATTCTAACGTGTTGTCAAATATATCGCTTATTTCAAAGGAAGCAGAATACGTAAAATGGTGGAACGAGATCTCAGCATCTAAAATGCCGTATATTGCTATAGATAAAGTTACGCTGACAAGATCATTTTAATTTAATTGATTATGTGATAATTCACTTAATCTTTGATAGAGGCTGATTTAAAACTTTACCCTCGCAATAAAATTTAAGCCATTTTCCAACATTAACCACCATGGATATATCAGAATACGATTTGACCCTCGATCTTGATCTGCAATCTAAAACCTTTCACGGCACTGAAACAATCTCAGCTTCCTCTGGAGACTTTGTTCTTGACGCCGTTGGATTTAATATAGAATGGATCAAAGTTAATGGATCGGATGCCAAATTTGAATACGACGGAAACTTACTGAAGATAAACGGGCTTGAAACTGCACAGAAGGTTGAAATCTCATATTCTGGGAAGATTAGTGATTCGCTCTCTGGAATATATTTTGCAGGTAGGGAGAGCAATGGCATGGTCACTACTCATTTTGAGGCAACAGACGCTAGGAGAATGTTTCCCTGTATTGATCATCCTGCCTACAAGGCAGTCTTCTCAATAACTCTTGTAATAGACAAAGACTACGATGCAATATCGAACATGCCTATAAAGAAGGTAGAGACATCTGACAGGAAGATAGTGGAGTTTGAGAAGACTCCAAGGATGTCAACCTATCTGCTGTACATAGGTGTTGGAAAGTTCAAGTATGCATCAGAACGTTACAAGGACAGGGAGATAATACTTGCATCCCTTAAGGACATTAAGTCGAAGTATCCAATCGATATAGCTAAAAGGTCAATAGAGTTCTACGAAGGTTACTTCGGAATACCCTATGCACTGCCAAAGATGCACCTGATATCAGTTCCGGAATTCGGAGCAGGTGCAATGGAGAACTGGGGTGCAATAACATTTAGAGAGATATACCTAGATATTGCAGATAACTCTGCTGCTTCTACGTTGAGGCTCTCCGCAAATGTAATAGCCCACGAAATAGCCCACCAGTGGTTCGGAGATCTCGTCACAATGAAGTGGTGGAACGATCTGTGGCTGAATGAGAGCTTTGCAACATTCATGAGTTATAAGACAATGGATACTATCCATCCTGAGTGGCAGTTCTGGGGTGACTTTTTTGTTTCGAGGACTTCCGGCGCACTTCGCTCAGATTCTCTCAAGAATACGCACCCTATAGAGGTTGATGTAAAGGATCCTGATGAGATATCGCAGATATTTGATGAGATAAGCTATGGAAAGGGTGCGTCAATACTCAGGATGATAGAAGACTATGTTGGTGCTGAAGACTTCAGGAAGGGCATATCGAAATACCTAAAAGAACATGCATATGGAAACGCAGAAGGCTCTGATCTATGGAATGCAATAGAAACAGAATCAGGAAAACCAGTGAACAGGATAATGGAGGCATGGATAACAAAGGCAGGTTACCCTATTTTGAAAGTAAGTCAGGATAAAACCGGGATTAAAGTAATGCAATCCCGCTTCTTCTTAGGTGGAGGAGAATCCACCGATAGATGGCCAGTACCTGTGAAAATGAGGCTAAACAATGGGATCAGCCAGATGCTTCTTGAGGAGGAATCTACCGTTATAACGGATAAAGATGTTATTAAATTAAACGCAGATAACTTGGGTTTCTACAGGGTTAACTACGATGATGAAACTTTTTCAAAGATCATTGAAAATATGGACAAATTAACACCTTTAGATAGAGTAGGCCTTGTTGACGATCTTTTTGCTTTCCTGATGGCAGGAGTGATAACACCAGACACTTACAAGAATAGGATCAAATCATTCTTTAACGATAAAGACGCAAATGTTATATCAAACATAGTGAACCAGTTTGAATACCTTCGCATAATAACGCATTATTTTGATGCAGATGCGAGGGAATTCCTTGGCACGGCCATAAGATATTTGGAATCAGCAGATGACGAGAACCTGAAGATAGCCTATGGAAAGGCATCTAGGCTTCTTGCGTTGCTGGATGAGGCTTACTGTGAAACTCTAGCTCCGCGCTTTTCGAATTTTGAACAGCAGACTCCGGAACTGAAATCGGCTATTGCGACGGCATATGCACTTTCTACAGGTGACGTTAAGGGAATGGTCGAAAAATACAGATCGCTGGATAGAGATGAAGATAAGGTAAAGATCATATCTGGCTTTGGAAAGCTAAAGTCCTCTACGGATCTTTCAGTAGTAAGCGGGATGATAGAGAAGGGAGAGATAAAGAAGCAGGATATGCTTTCATTTTACCTTTCAGCTCTAGAGACAATGGCAGGCCGTGAGTATATATATTCTAATTTGGAAAACATTGTTAAAAATGTAATTAGGTACTTTACTGGAAACAGGACAGCTTCACGTACAGTAGAGCAGATACTGCCTGTAATTGGACTCACACATCCTGATGCTGCATCAATTATAGAGAGGATAGGATCGAAGAATACAACGATGGGCTTAGCCAAGGGTAAGGAGCTTCTGGAGGTGAACAGATCGCTTCTGGAGAGGATCGGCCATTAAAAAAGTATTCCGCTGGTATAGAAAAGTCAAAGGTGAACAGAGCTTTAATATTGACCACCACTAGCATAGGATCCTTCGTCACTCCATTTTTCTCCAGTGTAGTATCATTTGCCGTCCCAAAAATAGCGTTATTCTACCATTTAAATTTCCAAGATGCTTCCTTGATCCCATTGATTATCCTTATTCCTCTGGCATCAACAATGATACTGCTTGGCAGATTAGCAGATAGTATCGGAAGAACTTTTATTTTTAGGATTGGCTTTTTGATTTTTTCAGTCTCAGCTTTCATAGGGGCATTTTCTAAATCTTTTCCTATCCTGACAGTAGCACTCTTCTTTTCAGGCTTTGGGAGCGCAGCTCTCAGCACAAATTCAACAGCCCTGATCGGATATATATTTGCCGGCGATAAAAGAGGATCAGCTCTTGGAATCAATGCAATGGCTGTGTATCTAGGTCTCACCATGGCTCCATTCTTAGGCGGGATTCTAATAGAGTTTGTAGGCTGGCAGTCGATATTTTATCTTACCGCTCCTCTGGCCCTTATAGGCTTGGCAGTATCATTTGCCACTTTAAAGGGAGTAGAAGCAAAGGGAAGGATGAATTCCGACTACCTTTCTGCGGTATTTTTTTCAACCGCACTTTTTTCGCTGGCATTTTTCCTAGCTCTCGGCTATGTTTATAATTTTGAGCAATTCCTGCCTTTGCTGATCATAGGCGTGGCATTTTTGTATTTGTTTTTCCACAGGAATAAGCGCGTTGAGACACAACTCATACCAGCTAATCTCTTCAAAAGTAACAGAACGTTCCTATTTTCAAACGTAACGGCCTTACTTAACTATCTCAGCACCTTCTCCATAGTTTTCGTATTCTCCATCTACCTACAGGTTATACTTAAGGTGTCTCCATTCCAGGCGGGCCTGTCAATCCTACCGGAACCTGTGTTCATGGTTATTCTTTCTCCTATCGCCGGTAGAATTTCTGATAGAATAGGATCCAGATATCTAGCTTCTGCTGGAATGGCTATAATAGGTTTATCCTTTCTGTTTCTCTACGTATTTCCTAAAATATCTGTTTTCCTGGTCATGGTCTTTCTCAGCTTCATAGGCATTGGTTTCGGCTTTTTTTCTGCTCCGAATACAAATTCTGTTATGGGATCTGCTCCACGTGAAATGTCAGGCATTGCTTCTGGCTTTCTTGGAACAATGAGATTTGTTGGCCAATTCTTGAGCATACTTGTTGCATCTTTTATCCTTAGTACGTTTATGCCGCGCACCATGGTTGTAGGCATATTTTCAGGCATATTCGTTACTATAAGCCAGGCCTATTATGATTCATTCGTCTCAGGCTTTAGACTAGTAATGCTTATTTCCGCTGTCTTAAGCTTTATCGGAGCGTACACTTCTTTGATGAAGGAAACAGGTAGGTAACAGTTATATGTGTTTATCGATATCACAGGATAATATTAGTATCTATATTCTTACATTAACTTTTTACCTATAGGGCTTCTATCGGGCCTTTAGCTGATCGCTTCTTGGATATGTATTTGCTAATGATTTATTGATGTCAAGTTTAATAAAAAGATACGACTATAAATAATAATCTATCATCAGAGTAAGAAAATATACTATTTTATAATGATCCTCAGAGCAAAAGAGGCCTTCCTGTGGATTTAAAGGTAGCATCTAGTTAATGCTTTCGCATTCAAATTTGACTCTGAGTTAGTGAAGGAGATCAGCTAAGATTCGCCGACACTCACATATGAAAAAAATTATTAACCTACTATCAATAGGCTCGGAAAAAGATTCCTATGAAAAAATACCTAGTTATGGAAGATGGAACCGTCTTATCTGGTCAAGGCTATGGTTCTTACAAAGAGGCATATGGCGAACTTGTTTTTACCACATCTATGACAGGATACCTCGAAACTTTAACAGATCCTTCGTATGTAGGTCAGATGCTTGTATTCGCCTCTCCAACCATTGCTAACTATGCCCTTGAAATGGGAAAAATGGAATCTAATGGAGTAAAAGTTTCGGCGTTAATTACAAAGGACGCGCATATAGAGCTTAAAAAGGGAGGCTACGGTAGAGAGTTCGACGAATTTCTTAAAGAGCAAGGTATTCCTGGGATAGATGGAATAGATACTAGGATGCTCGTTAGAAAGATTAGGGCAAATGGAGTGTTAAGGTCATACGTTGTTAATGATCCTTCCCATTCTCTTGATTTCCCAGATCCAATGAACGATGATCTAGTATCTAAGGCTGTGCCGCATCATGATCCAGTTTTTGTAAAAGGAGAGGAAGGCGGGACAGTACTCTTCATAGACTTAGGAAGTAAGAATACCCTGAAGGAGCTGATGCTTCAAAACTTCTCACTTATAGTTGTAGATAAACAAACGAATTTAGATGAAATTGAAGGTTATGACGCAATATTCGTTTCGAACGGCCCAGGCGATCCATCGCATCCTTCACTATCCAATGTTATAAAGTTCCTCTCCCATAATATAGGGGTAAAACCGTTGTTCGGAATCTGTTTTGGTCTTCAGGCAATATCCTTGGCTTATGGTGCAAAAACTTATAAGATGAAATTTGGCCATCGAGGTTCCAATCACGCTGTCACAGATGGCACTCATTCATATGTGACAACGCATAACCATGGGTACGCTGTCGATGGATCAACGGTAAAGGACTTTAAAGTGATAGGATGGGATGCAAACGATGGCACAGTCGAGATTATAGAAGGCGATGATATGTTTGCAGTCCAATTTCATCCGGAGGCTTCTCCAGGACCACACGATACGAGGTGGTTCTTTGGTGAAATGAAGAGGAGGATCGGATATGCCTAAACGAGAAGACATATCTAAGATCCTAGTCATTGGTTCAGGCCCAGTTGTAATAGGCCAAGCCGCCGAGTTTGATTATTCTGCATCTCAGGCCTGTAGGTCTCTTCGGGAAGAAGGGTACGAAGTAGTGCTATTGAACTCTAACCCAGCTACTATTCAGACTGACCACGAAATTGCTGACAGAGTTTACATAGAACCCATAACTGTGGAAGCAGTAGAGACTATAATAAGAAAAGAGGAAATAGATGCAATTGAGCCTCATATGGGGGGCCAGACAGCACTTAACCTTGTTGTTTCTCTTAAGAAAATGGGCATAATTGACAAATATGGCATAAAGATAATAGGCACGCCGGTAGAATCCATAGAAATATCTGAGGATCGTCAAAAATTTCACGATTTTCTTATCTCAATCGGAGAAAGAGACCCAGAGCGATACAGGATATCACGTTCCAACTATAAGGAAGAGATCGAAAAGATACCTTTTATGCCAGTAATTGTCCGTACTTCATTTTCCTTAGGCGGATCCGGCGGCAACATAGTCAAAACAAAGGAAGAGCTCAAGGCCTACGCGGAGGAATTATTTAGAGGAATCGATGAAGACTATATAGAGGTAAACAGA
This genomic stretch from Thermoplasma volcanium GSS1 harbors:
- a CDS encoding serine hydroxymethyltransferase, yielding MRKILSIVQDADIYRSSVINLQASENVISPNVRRALASDFASRYSHKENGVNDYGGTKYAEELEESVNELASEVFNFKYADAKPLSGHVAAETVLAALVKRGESIMKIPERNGGYQGYLNGYLPSLMGFRSYDIPMKPDQAIDFESFEKTIDYIRPKVVILGQSVFVKSYDIPKVRELCNSVGSMLLYDASHVMGLIAGGTFQKDIGLCDVVFGSTHKTFFGPQGGIILTNEAEVFDRIEKKITWITMDNFNISRMAGVGVALEETKKFGREYASRVVKNAKDLAKELDGKLPIKYSPWFTESHQVLIDEEGLKKDGYDTIKFSEDLEKNGIIVDRIGRIGTAEITRMGVDDVQPIADMIKDAYIGKDVKERVNKFVSNMKMRYYES
- a CDS encoding MFS transporter; the encoded protein is MNRALILTTTSIGSFVTPFFSSVVSFAVPKIALFYHLNFQDASLIPLIILIPLASTMILLGRLADSIGRTFIFRIGFLIFSVSAFIGAFSKSFPILTVALFFSGFGSAALSTNSTALIGYIFAGDKRGSALGINAMAVYLGLTMAPFLGGILIEFVGWQSIFYLTAPLALIGLAVSFATLKGVEAKGRMNSDYLSAVFFSTALFSLAFFLALGYVYNFEQFLPLLIIGVAFLYLFFHRNKRVETQLIPANLFKSNRTFLFSNVTALLNYLSTFSIVFVFSIYLQVILKVSPFQAGLSILPEPVFMVILSPIAGRISDRIGSRYLASAGMAIIGLSFLFLYVFPKISVFLVMVFLSFIGIGFGFFSAPNTNSVMGSAPREMSGIASGFLGTMRFVGQFLSILVASFILSTFMPRTMVVGIFSGIFVTISQAYYDSFVSGFRLVMLISAVLSFIGAYTSLMKETGR
- a CDS encoding glutamine-hydrolyzing carbamoyl-phosphate synthase small subunit codes for the protein MKKYLVMEDGTVLSGQGYGSYKEAYGELVFTTSMTGYLETLTDPSYVGQMLVFASPTIANYALEMGKMESNGVKVSALITKDAHIELKKGGYGREFDEFLKEQGIPGIDGIDTRMLVRKIRANGVLRSYVVNDPSHSLDFPDPMNDDLVSKAVPHHDPVFVKGEEGGTVLFIDLGSKNTLKELMLQNFSLIVVDKQTNLDEIEGYDAIFVSNGPGDPSHPSLSNVIKFLSHNIGVKPLFGICFGLQAISLAYGAKTYKMKFGHRGSNHAVTDGTHSYVTTHNHGYAVDGSTVKDFKVIGWDANDGTVEIIEGDDMFAVQFHPEASPGPHDTRWFFGEMKRRIGYA
- a CDS encoding TldD/PmbA family protein is translated as MDITSRGAFYRNGEFDGSSSSRGSGYAIRVVNDSIAIAYSNSDDWERVKKRIDEALDRSRKIGKSKIFTGRDVRSSWTKLGNKKVLDTDFNEIVDILKEADTAASNVAQLRINSISDKIVKEYYMNTEGSEVHGEYSRIYFQYLIGVVESGNYEQSSEEYGYTGGYETFDLGRIAEEEREDAVKLREIALAPSVEPGKFDVIIGPEISGIVAHESAGHPTEYDRIAGREAVLAGESFLSGKKFPYKIGSELVNVVDDPTVENSFGYYLYDDEGVPARKRYLYKDGMTSEFLLNRESAAWAGTESNGAGRSSSWDMEPLARMSTTYIEPGDYSFEELFEGVRRGVYIKSFTEWNIDDLRFNEKYVGKEAYYIENGDIKGRVRRPVLETNTVNFYSSVDAVGKDLHFNAGICGKGDPEQGVEVWMGGPHLRLRGMIVK
- a CDS encoding TldD/PmbA family protein, producing the protein MDGRTAPEIERNDRKVIEMADVEHLIRKLSDNFEEYVVKQEYASDTQVRFSNSKLDLTNIWDEYGIDIFVSSGRKTASIAVHSPDEGISKIDYLQKVLSNSPENSIYEGINDKKQIYRAVDYKDDEKDVQDMAVAAISSAEDEGARRVSGLIYKRSSEESIFTRYNTYSAHKYGIEAAVRSFIGESSGQYTAHYGPSSKADTEEVGKRSVRSILKVDSVKGNEGKYRVIFSPMAFGNIISYGSYLFSAYSIISGMSYLEGRIGKEVANESFSLVDDPTDTKGIGFEYFDDEATATKRNTIIERGILKTYLHSYSTAKKMHTETTGNAGIISPEAWQLEVDGGDSSLDEMIADTKEGVVIMNSWYLRFQDYRNGVFSTVPRDGIYHIVKGEIKESWSGIRISDSYSNVLSNISLISKEAEYVKWWNEISASKMPYIAIDKVTLTRSF
- a CDS encoding CBS domain-containing protein, yielding MKVRELMTPDPVTVGVDDTFSKVMSKMNETGIHQLPVMDGNRYAGMITYSDLLKKRSIQVKSKISNYAINTPTLSADDDVLEAVRLIKDTGLSALPVFDKGKLVGIISRTDIIKRIDKISDISNLRAFQIMSPDPVAVSEDDSIEEAFDSLRQLNEVEIPVVDNEERLVGIVKLNDILGIMFREKEKIKYGGYGEKERVQIACGSVMDPPISVDRYADVKTVVDEMMKNELHIMPIVDSGKLVGIIDFSDLINIIKTESKEGILIEISGLDIYDEDLYDIAFDLSERFLTKFSKLTDVSQGKLLIHVMKYKTQGATKYSVRTRISAPPIFMVQNDAGWNFAVVLSNIFDRYEERLKKLKEK
- a CDS encoding M1 family metallopeptidase, encoding MDISEYDLTLDLDLQSKTFHGTETISASSGDFVLDAVGFNIEWIKVNGSDAKFEYDGNLLKINGLETAQKVEISYSGKISDSLSGIYFAGRESNGMVTTHFEATDARRMFPCIDHPAYKAVFSITLVIDKDYDAISNMPIKKVETSDRKIVEFEKTPRMSTYLLYIGVGKFKYASERYKDREIILASLKDIKSKYPIDIAKRSIEFYEGYFGIPYALPKMHLISVPEFGAGAMENWGAITFREIYLDIADNSAASTLRLSANVIAHEIAHQWFGDLVTMKWWNDLWLNESFATFMSYKTMDTIHPEWQFWGDFFVSRTSGALRSDSLKNTHPIEVDVKDPDEISQIFDEISYGKGASILRMIEDYVGAEDFRKGISKYLKEHAYGNAEGSDLWNAIETESGKPVNRIMEAWITKAGYPILKVSQDKTGIKVMQSRFFLGGGESTDRWPVPVKMRLNNGISQMLLEEESTVITDKDVIKLNADNLGFYRVNYDDETFSKIIENMDKLTPLDRVGLVDDLFAFLMAGVITPDTYKNRIKSFFNDKDANVISNIVNQFEYLRIITHYFDADAREFLGTAIRYLESADDENLKIAYGKASRLLALLDEAYCETLAPRFSNFEQQTPELKSAIATAYALSTGDVKGMVEKYRSLDRDEDKVKIISGFGKLKSSTDLSVVSGMIEKGEIKKQDMLSFYLSALETMAGREYIYSNLENIVKNVIRYFTGNRTASRTVEQILPVIGLTHPDAASIIERIGSKNTTMGLAKGKELLEVNRSLLERIGH